A single genomic interval of Bacteroidales bacterium harbors:
- a CDS encoding caspase family protein, which yields MKKITLLFTATLYFITIQAFAQQPEVSITTGHSGLIMRVAIAPAGNLVASNGADHLIKIWDKNSGKEITTLSNKVKGVDNEQRIDDLKFFDDGKHLLTSDENGSIKIWNIEKEKIVKDYESAGGMPGLTEDIAGKRIVFIDKNYLLAVTETNNPEIKTYSDFRIRIVKINPNNPNEVFVVDLQNNFFMFNIETGLKTTTFEKTDKYVFKVAISNNGKYLSIVFSDMTLKIWDIKTGNLIKEIKGIKPTNIYFHPITGEFVALIQDPIKFQNIIYVFDNKKFELKRKIENIGYFASFMDLSANGKLIALNSMVMKNNSSSYTINLIDWKTGKLIKILRSRAHSVWQIEAAINSPRIASLNGDLNLRIWNISTLQIEKVFKFIQKIAINTDGNILAVHGYHKEGPGYTCIALWDLDSMKIKSYLPVPDILSDLNFCADNEHIITSTLSSRISVWNIKSGKQIYTIQGDISGTQSAVISKDLKYIAYGSSGTGGVKIYDTNSKKTIKIEEAHKYLGASDLRFSSDGKYLLSGSFNSEVIAWKIGTWEKATDYLGNIGPVSCISYNFNNTETASGSMGSAVTETDYAVNVWNTETGKLKCKLLNHDLAVTSIAFNEKNHLLFSGSNDGTIKIWSLDSCKEIMSCIAIDYDDYIFVTPDYHYTGSKDALKGVGFKMNGVKLYPFEQYDLRLNRPDIIAERLNIAPQKMIDAFKRAYHKRLEKMGFNENILNNDFNLPQIELINKNEITFQSATNELLLEISAKDEKYILDRINIWINDVPLYGREGINLLSEKSKKINKKVKIFLSEGKNKIQISVLNSKGVESLKETIVTIAPSSNRKPDLYIVAVGVSDYINDEYDLNYAAKDANDLTDIFETKKNKFENIHIIKVLDHDATKENILKTKEELKNSNINDLVIIYTAGHGFLDDNLDYFFATTDIDVLNPSKNGLSYDELESLLEDIPARKKLLLMDACHSGEIDFDEYDLYVENMGNNVVARNIYVSKTSASHIGLDNSFRLMKELFADLRRGSGAVVISSAGGVEYAFESDELKNGVFTYVLINALKSMKANSNYDKVITISELQKYVMKTVSELTGGKQNPTTRRENLEFDFEIW from the coding sequence ATGAAAAAAATAACACTCCTTTTTACAGCTACTCTATATTTTATTACGATTCAAGCATTTGCTCAACAACCTGAGGTTTCAATAACAACAGGGCATTCAGGTTTAATTATGCGAGTTGCAATTGCTCCTGCCGGGAATTTGGTTGCGAGTAACGGTGCAGACCACCTGATTAAAATATGGGATAAAAATTCCGGTAAGGAAATAACAACACTGAGCAATAAAGTGAAAGGTGTTGATAATGAGCAAAGAATTGATGATTTAAAATTTTTTGATGACGGAAAGCATCTTTTAACTTCCGATGAAAACGGCTCAATAAAAATATGGAATATTGAGAAAGAAAAAATTGTAAAAGATTATGAAAGTGCAGGAGGAATGCCCGGCTTAACAGAAGACATTGCCGGTAAAAGAATTGTTTTTATTGACAAAAACTATTTACTTGCAGTTACGGAAACAAATAATCCGGAGATTAAAACATATTCTGACTTTAGAATAAGAATTGTAAAAATTAATCCGAATAATCCGAATGAAGTATTTGTTGTTGATCTTCAAAATAACTTCTTTATGTTTAATATTGAAACAGGTTTAAAAACAACAACTTTTGAAAAAACAGACAAATATGTTTTCAAGGTTGCAATAAGCAATAACGGGAAATACCTTTCAATTGTGTTTAGTGATATGACTTTAAAAATTTGGGATATTAAAACAGGTAATTTAATAAAAGAAATTAAAGGCATTAAGCCGACAAACATTTATTTTCATCCGATTACGGGTGAATTTGTTGCATTAATTCAAGATCCGATAAAATTTCAGAATATCATATATGTGTTTGATAATAAAAAGTTTGAACTTAAACGTAAAATTGAAAATATCGGTTATTTTGCTTCTTTTATGGATTTATCGGCAAACGGAAAACTTATTGCATTAAATTCAATGGTAATGAAAAACAATTCTTCTTCATACACCATTAATCTGATTGATTGGAAAACAGGTAAATTAATAAAAATTTTAAGAAGCAGAGCTCATTCTGTTTGGCAGATTGAAGCAGCAATAAATTCACCCAGAATTGCATCCTTAAACGGTGATTTGAATTTAAGAATCTGGAATATTTCTACTTTACAAATTGAAAAAGTATTTAAATTCATACAAAAGATTGCAATAAACACCGACGGAAATATTCTCGCCGTGCACGGTTATCATAAAGAAGGTCCGGGTTATACCTGCATTGCTCTTTGGGATTTGGATTCAATGAAAATTAAAAGCTATTTACCTGTTCCGGATATTTTAAGCGATTTAAACTTCTGTGCTGATAATGAACACATTATTACTTCTACACTATCAAGCCGAATATCGGTTTGGAATATTAAAAGCGGTAAGCAAATTTACACAATTCAAGGCGATATTTCGGGAACACAAAGTGCCGTTATTTCAAAAGACCTTAAATATATTGCATACGGTTCTTCCGGAACAGGCGGAGTTAAAATCTATGATACAAATTCCAAAAAAACAATTAAAATTGAAGAAGCTCATAAATATCTCGGAGCAAGTGATCTTCGTTTCAGTTCAGACGGAAAATATTTGTTATCGGGAAGTTTTAACAGCGAAGTTATTGCTTGGAAAATCGGAACATGGGAAAAAGCAACAGATTATCTCGGAAATATCGGACCCGTAAGTTGCATTTCGTATAACTTTAACAATACCGAAACAGCAAGCGGAAGTATGGGCAGTGCTGTTACGGAAACTGACTATGCCGTTAATGTTTGGAATACCGAAACCGGAAAACTTAAATGTAAGTTACTGAATCACGACCTTGCTGTTACAAGTATTGCTTTTAACGAAAAAAATCATTTGCTTTTCAGCGGAAGCAATGACGGAACAATAAAAATATGGTCGTTAGACAGTTGTAAAGAAATAATGTCGTGCATTGCCATAGATTATGACGATTATATTTTTGTTACACCCGATTATCATTATACCGGTTCAAAAGATGCATTGAAAGGCGTAGGTTTTAAAATGAACGGCGTAAAACTTTATCCTTTTGAACAATATGATTTACGCCTTAACAGACCGGATATTATTGCCGAACGATTAAATATTGCACCGCAAAAAATGATTGATGCTTTTAAAAGAGCCTATCATAAACGTCTTGAAAAAATGGGATTTAATGAAAATATACTAAACAATGATTTTAATCTGCCCCAAATAGAACTAATAAATAAAAATGAAATTACATTTCAATCGGCAACAAACGAATTGTTACTTGAAATTTCTGCAAAAGACGAAAAATATATTTTAGACAGAATCAATATTTGGATAAACGATGTTCCGCTTTACGGAAGAGAAGGCATTAACTTATTAAGTGAAAAATCAAAAAAGATAAACAAAAAGGTAAAGATATTTCTTTCGGAAGGAAAAAATAAAATTCAAATTTCAGTTTTAAACAGTAAAGGTGTTGAATCTTTAAAGGAAACCATAGTTACAATAGCACCTTCTTCAAATAGAAAGCCGGATTTATACATTGTGGCAGTCGGAGTTTCGGATTATATTAATGATGAATATGATTTAAATTATGCTGCAAAAGATGCAAATGATTTAACGGATATCTTTGAAACTAAAAAAAACAAATTTGAGAACATACACATTATAAAAGTATTAGACCATGACGCAACTAAAGAAAACATATTAAAAACAAAAGAAGAACTAAAAAACAGCAATATTAACGATTTGGTAATTATTTATACAGCCGGTCACGGATTTCTGGACGATAACTTAGATTATTTCTTTGCCACAACCGATATTGATGTTTTAAACCCTTCAAAAAACGGACTTTCTTATGACGAACTTGAAAGTTTATTGGAAGATATTCCGGCAAGAAAAAAATTATTGTTGATGGATGCTTGCCACAGCGGAGAAATTGATTTTGACGAATATGATTTATATGTTGAAAACATGGGCAATAATGTTGTTGCAAGAAATATCTATGTTTCAAAAACTTCGGCATCGCATATCGGTTTAGATAATTCGTTCAGGCTGATGAAAGAATTATTTGCCGACTTACGAAGAGGCTCCGGAGCCGTTGTTATATCATCTGCCGGAGGAGTAGAATATGCTTTTGAATCAGACGAATTAAAGAACGGCGTATTTACTTATGTTTTGATAAATGCTTTAAAATCAATGAAAGCCAATTCAAATTATGATAAAGTCATTACCATTTCAGAACTTCAAAAATATGTGATGAAAACTGTAAGCGAATTAACCGGAGGCAAACAAAATCCGACAACACGAAGAGAAAACTTGGAATTTGATTTTGAGATTTGGTAG
- the dinB gene encoding DNA polymerase IV produces MKNNYRKIIHIDMDAFFASVEQRDKPELKGKPVAVGGKGARGVVAAASYEARKYGVRSAMPSKIAIRKCPHLIFADSNFKKYKEVSNQIREIFFEYTDLVEPLSLDEAFLDVTENKINLPSATLIAKQIKKKIKERTQLTASAGVSFNKFLAKIASDYYKPDGFYAVTPDIAQYFIEKLPIEKFFGVGKVSAEKMHKLGIITGFDLKQKSLQVLINNFGKQGNYYYNIARGIDNREVNPDRIRKSIGAEKTFAYDIQNIENIYNRTEQIAETLIERCKKAETYGKTLTLKIKYSDFKQITRSKSVSNKIKNINDIMQISDELFEQIDFSYNSIRLIGLSITNLDNQPENVAFQLSIEFDI; encoded by the coding sequence ATGAAAAATAATTACAGAAAAATAATACATATAGATATGGATGCCTTTTTTGCTTCAGTTGAGCAAAGAGATAAGCCCGAATTGAAAGGGAAACCTGTTGCCGTCGGCGGAAAAGGTGCAAGAGGTGTTGTTGCCGCGGCAAGTTATGAAGCTCGAAAATACGGTGTTCGTTCGGCAATGCCTTCAAAAATTGCAATCAGAAAATGCCCGCATTTAATTTTTGCAGACTCAAATTTTAAAAAATATAAAGAAGTTTCAAATCAAATACGTGAAATCTTTTTTGAATATACAGATTTGGTTGAACCTTTATCTTTGGATGAAGCTTTTCTTGACGTTACCGAGAATAAAATTAACTTGCCTTCCGCAACTTTGATTGCAAAGCAAATTAAGAAAAAAATTAAAGAACGAACTCAATTAACGGCATCTGCCGGGGTTTCATTTAATAAATTTTTGGCAAAAATTGCTTCCGATTATTATAAACCCGATGGATTTTATGCTGTAACACCCGATATTGCTCAATATTTCATTGAGAAATTGCCAATTGAAAAATTTTTCGGAGTAGGAAAAGTAAGTGCCGAAAAAATGCACAAACTCGGCATAATAACCGGTTTTGATTTAAAGCAAAAATCTTTGCAAGTATTAATAAATAATTTCGGAAAACAAGGGAACTACTATTATAATATTGCAAGAGGAATTGATAACAGAGAAGTAAATCCTGACAGAATAAGAAAGTCAATAGGTGCAGAAAAAACTTTTGCTTATGATATTCAAAATATTGAAAATATTTACAACAGAACAGAGCAAATTGCGGAAACATTAATTGAACGTTGCAAAAAAGCCGAAACATACGGCAAAACCTTAACTTTAAAGATTAAATATTCTGATTTTAAGCAAATTACAAGAAGCAAATCCGTAAGTAATAAAATAAAAAACATTAATGATATAATGCAAATAAGCGATGAGTTATTTGAACAAATTGATTTTTCATACAACTCAATACGATTAATAGGATTATCAATTACAAATTTGGACAATCAACCGGAAAATGTTGCTTTTCAATTAAGTATTGAATTTGATATTTAG
- the xdh gene encoding selenium-dependent xanthine dehydrogenase, whose amino-acid sequence MIKFKLNNEEISYTGTENKTLLDYIRNDKGLTSVKDGCSGQAACGACTVEINGKAVLSCVTKMSKLQDTEIFTPEGFSEYVKDTIAKALVNEGGVQCGFCTPGFISRTKVLLQENSNPTIDEVRKAIKAHICRCTGYKKIEKGILKAADAIKTGKKLQIRKTSGKIGESQPKYEAYETAIGERKFVDDIVFERMLYGALKFSDYPKAKVLKIDSSKAEKLEGVHRIITAKDIPGKQIIGLIYQDWSVMIDEGQTTHYIGDVIAGVVAETDEVARQAVDLIEIKYEVLKPETDVFKAINGERVHPDKPNNFNTTQFTIGDAANALKVSKYTSKGKYETQRIEHGFLEKEAAIARPDGSGGIEVLSQSQGVYEDQRQVGDILNLPVEKVKVTLVPNGGGFGGKEDLSIQGHTALFAFMMQKPVKITLTREESIRLHPKRHPVFMDIELGADENGKLTAIKLRAVGDTGAYASVGTKVLERVAGHATGGYFVPNVDVEAKTVYTNNIPCGAMRGFGANQVAFALESCIDDICEQAGFDRWQFRWDNALIDGLKTSTGQKVTGVGIRKCLEAIKGDFYAAKYAGLACAIKNSGVGNGMIDESKVKINIISENKIIIEHGWTEMGQGVHNMAIQTLCEEIGISPEIVDVIVDTDANIKTGMTTSSRGTALVGLAVINASKALNEDLKRNSLKDLSGKTYFGQFVCDWTTKPGDEVEEPIIHYSYGYAAQLCVVNDKGKVEKIVAAHDAGKIMNQMLFEGQIEGGVHMGLGYALTEDLPMKDGYLVHDKYRKLGILKAHETPEIIVKGIEVKDPVGPYGAKGIGEIGLVPTAGAVANALYQFDKIRRFKLPLFPKK is encoded by the coding sequence ATGATTAAATTTAAACTAAATAACGAAGAAATATCATATACAGGAACCGAAAACAAAACTTTACTTGACTATATTCGAAATGATAAAGGTTTAACTTCCGTAAAAGACGGTTGCTCAGGACAAGCTGCGTGCGGTGCTTGTACGGTTGAAATAAACGGAAAAGCCGTTTTGTCTTGTGTAACAAAAATGAGTAAGTTACAAGATACTGAAATTTTTACACCCGAAGGTTTTTCCGAATACGTGAAAGATACCATAGCAAAAGCACTTGTAAATGAAGGCGGAGTGCAATGCGGTTTTTGTACGCCGGGTTTCATAAGCAGAACAAAGGTACTGTTGCAAGAAAATTCCAATCCTACGATTGATGAAGTTCGTAAAGCTATAAAAGCACATATTTGCCGATGTACAGGTTATAAAAAGATTGAAAAAGGAATTTTAAAGGCTGCCGATGCAATTAAAACCGGTAAAAAACTTCAAATACGGAAAACATCCGGAAAAATCGGAGAATCTCAACCTAAATACGAAGCCTATGAAACCGCAATAGGCGAGCGAAAATTTGTCGATGATATCGTTTTTGAAAGAATGTTGTACGGTGCATTGAAATTCTCAGATTATCCGAAAGCAAAAGTATTAAAAATCGACAGCTCAAAAGCTGAAAAATTAGAAGGTGTTCATCGTATTATTACGGCTAAGGATATTCCCGGAAAACAAATCATAGGTTTAATTTATCAAGATTGGTCAGTAATGATTGATGAAGGGCAAACAACGCACTATATCGGAGATGTTATTGCCGGTGTAGTTGCTGAAACTGATGAAGTTGCCCGGCAAGCAGTTGATTTAATTGAAATTAAATATGAAGTGCTTAAGCCTGAAACTGATGTTTTTAAAGCAATTAACGGCGAACGTGTTCATCCTGATAAACCGAATAACTTTAATACAACACAATTTACAATAGGAGATGCAGCTAATGCTCTTAAAGTTTCAAAATATACATCAAAAGGAAAGTATGAAACTCAAAGAATTGAACACGGTTTTTTAGAAAAAGAAGCTGCAATTGCTCGTCCTGACGGAAGCGGAGGTATTGAAGTATTATCACAATCGCAAGGTGTTTATGAAGACCAACGACAAGTAGGCGATATATTAAATTTACCTGTTGAAAAAGTTAAAGTTACATTAGTTCCTAACGGCGGCGGTTTCGGCGGAAAAGAAGATTTGAGTATTCAAGGACATACGGCATTGTTCGCTTTTATGATGCAAAAGCCCGTAAAAATCACTTTAACACGAGAAGAATCCATACGGTTGCATCCGAAGAGGCACCCTGTTTTTATGGATATTGAACTCGGTGCGGATGAAAACGGAAAATTAACTGCCATAAAATTAAGAGCGGTCGGAGATACAGGAGCTTATGCATCAGTAGGAACAAAAGTATTGGAAAGAGTTGCCGGGCATGCTACCGGCGGTTATTTTGTGCCTAATGTTGATGTTGAAGCAAAGACAGTTTATACAAATAATATTCCTTGCGGAGCTATGCGCGGTTTCGGTGCAAATCAAGTGGCTTTTGCTTTGGAAAGTTGTATTGATGATATTTGCGAACAAGCCGGTTTCGACCGTTGGCAATTCCGTTGGGATAATGCTTTAATTGACGGACTGAAAACATCTACCGGACAAAAAGTAACGGGGGTAGGTATAAGAAAATGCCTTGAAGCAATAAAAGGTGACTTTTATGCCGCAAAATATGCCGGATTAGCTTGTGCCATTAAAAATTCAGGTGTAGGAAACGGTATGATTGATGAATCAAAAGTTAAAATAAATATCATCTCTGAAAATAAAATAATTATTGAACACGGTTGGACGGAAATGGGGCAAGGTGTTCATAATATGGCAATTCAAACTTTATGCGAGGAAATCGGAATTTCTCCTGAAATCGTTGACGTAATTGTAGATACTGATGCCAACATCAAAACCGGCATGACAACATCTTCAAGGGGAACGGCATTAGTCGGTTTAGCAGTAATAAATGCGTCAAAAGCATTAAACGAAGATTTGAAAAGGAATTCATTAAAAGACCTCAGCGGTAAAACATATTTCGGGCAATTTGTTTGCGACTGGACAACAAAACCCGGTGATGAAGTCGAAGAGCCGATTATACACTATTCTTATGGGTATGCAGCCCAACTTTGTGTAGTAAATGATAAAGGTAAAGTCGAAAAAATAGTTGCTGCTCACGATGCCGGTAAAATTATGAATCAAATGCTGTTTGAAGGACAAATTGAAGGCGGTGTACACATGGGATTAGGATATGCTTTAACAGAAGATTTGCCGATGAAAGACGGTTATTTAGTTCATGACAAATACCGAAAACTCGGTATTTTAAAAGCACACGAAACACCCGAAATAATTGTAAAAGGCATAGAAGTAAAAGATCCCGTAGGACCCTACGGAGCAAAAGGTATCGGAGAAATCGGACTTGTTCCTACTGCCGGAGCAGTTGCAAATGCTTTGTACCAGTTTGATAAGATTAGGCGTTTTAAGTTGCCTTTATTTCCGAAAAAATAA
- a CDS encoding DUF4190 domain-containing protein, which produces MRNKYLFIPIIIFIGLFASSFTIEKDLSVFEKKVELRKLNASLNKINIDNNEFQNRRNQKNYIVDCDNIILKNGKEISGKVLEVGITEIKYKKCDNLNGPIFTLKKSDILMIRYSNGTKDIFPTEDIVKEIFPAENSTINNRAASVEALGLVGFILSIVGLIILGIPLGLTAIILGAISLKKIRTNPKKFKGRGFAIVSIIIGIIDIVGYLILLALIL; this is translated from the coding sequence ATGAGAAATAAATACCTTTTTATACCAATTATTATCTTTATAGGGCTCTTTGCTTCTTCTTTCACTATTGAAAAAGACTTATCTGTATTTGAAAAAAAGGTTGAGTTAAGAAAACTAAATGCTTCTTTAAACAAAATAAATATTGATAACAATGAATTTCAAAACAGAAGGAATCAAAAAAACTATATCGTAGATTGTGATAATATTATTTTAAAGAACGGAAAAGAAATATCAGGAAAAGTTTTAGAGGTTGGGATTACTGAAATTAAATATAAAAAATGTGATAATCTGAATGGACCTATTTTTACATTAAAAAAATCAGACATATTAATGATAAGATATTCAAACGGCACAAAAGATATATTCCCGACAGAGGATATAGTTAAAGAAATATTTCCTGCCGAAAACTCAACCATAAACAACCGGGCTGCTTCTGTAGAAGCATTAGGCTTAGTTGGTTTTATCTTAAGTATTGTAGGGTTAATAATATTAGGAATTCCTCTCGGATTAACGGCAATAATACTGGGAGCAATAAGTCTGAAAAAAATAAGGACGAACCCTAAAAAATTTAAAGGGAGGGGGTTTGCTATTGTAAGCATAATTATTGGAATAATTGATATCGTCGGATATTTGATTTTATTAGCTTTAATTTTATAA
- a CDS encoding APC family permease — protein MGSTKIKKIKLKELASTAICGNDISSSVLYVSALSIIYAGQYAWITLLIVAFVLFLFRKIYTEVVGALPLNGGAYNALLNTTSKSMASFAATLTLLSYMATAVISANEGMHYLHSLIPSLNVIIATIVLLAIFAGLTISGITESSKVAVGIFLFHLSSMFILIIFVFLYLSQNGFSVFLENWHTNLKGGSILMAIFFGFSASMLGISGFESSANFVEEQEKGVFPKTLRNMWIVVSILNPLMAFLALSLVPLHEVKELYANTLLSHMAEISAKSWLSYVISIDAVLVLSGAVLTSFIGVSGLLERLTLDRIMPNYFLKKNKKGSSYRIIIFFFLLSVSILLITEGNVKSLAGVYTISFLSVMALFVIGNVFLKVRRAGLPRPVNAGWLSLFVAFSAVITAIVGNILIKPDDPNQSSNFTVFLDYFIPTVLFVAFMLNRTLIMKFLLNFIHFLFDPIRKFVIRIDRYLLKTIDEIRSQEFVFFTKGDNIANLNKAMIYICKNEHTKKLKIVNINDTGKRSKDLKSDLEFLRREYPDITIEFVIIKGKFEPKLIQELSIKWNIPVNFMFMGSPGDKFPYRIEELGGVRLII, from the coding sequence ATGGGAAGTACAAAAATTAAGAAAATCAAACTAAAAGAACTTGCTTCAACAGCAATTTGCGGTAACGATATAAGTTCATCAGTTCTTTATGTATCGGCTTTATCAATAATATATGCCGGACAATATGCCTGGATTACACTTTTGATTGTTGCATTTGTTTTATTTCTTTTCAGAAAAATATACACAGAAGTTGTCGGTGCTTTACCGTTAAACGGAGGTGCTTACAATGCTTTACTGAATACCACAAGTAAATCTATGGCATCTTTTGCCGCAACATTAACTCTTTTGTCATATATGGCAACGGCTGTTATTTCTGCCAATGAAGGTATGCACTATTTACACAGCTTAATTCCAAGTCTGAATGTTATTATTGCAACTATAGTTTTATTAGCAATTTTTGCAGGTCTTACAATATCAGGAATAACCGAGTCGTCAAAAGTTGCTGTCGGAATTTTTTTGTTCCATCTCAGTTCTATGTTTATATTAATTATTTTTGTTTTTCTTTATCTGTCTCAAAACGGGTTTTCTGTGTTTCTTGAAAATTGGCATACAAATTTAAAAGGCGGAAGTATATTAATGGCAATCTTTTTTGGTTTTTCGGCATCTATGTTAGGTATTTCGGGTTTTGAAAGTTCAGCAAATTTTGTGGAAGAACAAGAAAAAGGGGTTTTCCCTAAAACGCTGAGAAATATGTGGATTGTTGTGAGTATATTAAATCCGTTAATGGCATTTTTAGCATTATCATTAGTTCCGCTTCACGAAGTAAAAGAATTATATGCAAATACTTTATTATCTCACATGGCGGAAATTTCTGCAAAATCATGGCTCTCTTATGTTATTTCAATTGATGCTGTTCTTGTATTAAGCGGTGCTGTTTTAACTTCTTTTATAGGAGTTTCAGGGCTATTGGAACGATTAACACTTGACAGAATTATGCCTAATTATTTTTTGAAAAAGAATAAAAAAGGCAGTTCATACAGAATTATTATTTTTTTCTTTCTATTATCAGTTTCAATATTATTAATTACCGAAGGAAATGTCAAATCACTGGCAGGTGTATATACAATTTCGTTTTTATCTGTCATGGCTTTATTTGTTATAGGTAATGTTTTTTTAAAAGTACGCAGAGCCGGATTACCTCGTCCTGTAAATGCCGGCTGGTTAAGTCTTTTTGTAGCTTTTTCGGCAGTGATTACTGCAATAGTCGGAAATATATTGATTAAACCTGACGACCCGAATCAAAGCTCTAACTTTACCGTATTTCTTGATTATTTTATTCCTACAGTTCTTTTTGTTGCATTTATGCTTAACAGAACATTAATAATGAAATTTTTGTTAAATTTTATTCATTTTCTGTTTGATCCTATCAGAAAGTTTGTAATTCGAATTGATAGGTATTTATTAAAAACTATTGATGAAATCAGATCTCAGGAGTTTGTATTTTTTACAAAAGGAGATAATATTGCAAACCTGAATAAAGCAATGATATATATTTGCAAAAATGAACATACAAAAAAGTTAAAGATTGTAAATATTAATGATACAGGAAAAAGGTCAAAAGATTTAAAATCTGATTTGGAGTTTTTAAGAAGAGAGTATCCTGATATAACGATTGAATTTGTTATAATAAAAGGTAAGTTTGAACCAAAATTAATCCAAGAATTATCAATAAAATGGAATATTCCTGTTAATTTTATGTTTATGGGCTCTCCCGGAGATAAATTCCCGTACAGAATTGAAGAATTAGGAGGCGTGAGATTAATTATTTGA
- the purB gene encoding adenylosuccinate lyase, with protein sequence MNLAELTAISPVDGRYRSKIVETAKYFSEFGLIKYRLITEVEYFIALCEIPLPQLKCFDKKVFRKLRKVIDDFSLQDAQKIKDIEKITNHDVKAVEYFLKEKFDEFGLSEHKEFIHFGLTSQDINNTATPMLLRDAFEVDFLPSVKQVIEKLFELSEQWADIPMLARTHGQPASPTKLGKEIEVFIERLRKQISHLQLVPFSAKFGGATGNFNAHYVAYPEIDWVQFANSFVNHVLNLDRSQTTTQIEHYDNLAAFFDNLKRINTILIDMSRDFWTYISQNYFKQKINKNEVGSSAMPHKVNPIDFENAEGNLGIANALYEHFSAKLPISRLQRDLTDSTVLRNIGVPIAHSMIAFKSLLKGLGKLELNETAIQNDLQNNYVVVAEAIQTILRRENYPNPYEALKDLTRTNKVINAEVISEFVDGLDVSDDIKQELKQITPENYTGI encoded by the coding sequence ATGAATTTAGCAGAATTAACCGCAATATCACCGGTTGACGGAAGATACAGAAGCAAGATTGTTGAAACTGCAAAATATTTTTCGGAATTCGGTTTAATAAAATACAGATTAATAACTGAGGTTGAATACTTTATTGCCCTTTGCGAAATACCTTTGCCGCAACTAAAATGTTTTGACAAAAAAGTATTTCGTAAACTAAGGAAAGTTATTGATGATTTTTCATTGCAAGATGCTCAAAAAATAAAAGATATTGAAAAGATTACTAATCATGATGTTAAAGCTGTTGAGTATTTTTTGAAAGAAAAGTTTGATGAATTCGGTTTGTCCGAACATAAAGAATTTATTCATTTCGGACTGACTTCACAAGACATAAATAATACAGCAACTCCGATGTTGCTTCGAGATGCTTTTGAGGTTGATTTTTTACCTTCGGTAAAACAAGTTATCGAAAAATTATTTGAACTTTCAGAGCAATGGGCTGATATTCCGATGTTGGCAAGAACACACGGACAGCCTGCATCTCCGACAAAACTCGGTAAAGAAATCGAAGTATTCATTGAAAGGTTGCGTAAGCAAATATCTCATTTGCAATTAGTCCCGTTTTCTGCAAAATTTGGTGGTGCAACCGGTAATTTTAATGCACATTATGTGGCTTATCCTGAAATTGATTGGGTGCAATTTGCAAACTCGTTTGTAAACCATGTATTAAATTTAGACCGTTCACAAACCACAACTCAAATTGAACATTACGATAATTTGGCTGCATTTTTTGATAACTTAAAACGGATTAATACAATTTTAATTGATATGTCTCGTGATTTTTGGACATATATTTCACAAAATTATTTTAAACAAAAAATAAATAAAAACGAAGTCGGTTCATCGGCAATGCCGCATAAAGTAAACCCTATTGATTTTGAAAATGCAGAAGGAAACTTAGGGATTGCAAATGCACTTTATGAGCATTTTTCAGCTAAACTTCCTATTTCAAGATTGCAAAGAGATTTAACGGATTCTACGGTATTAAGAAATATAGGTGTGCCGATTGCACATTCTATGATTGCATTTAAATCTTTATTGAAAGGTTTAGGAAAACTTGAATTAAACGAAACAGCCATTCAAAATGATTTGCAAAATAACTATGTTGTTGTTGCAGAGGCTATTCAAACAATTTTAAGGCGTGAGAATTACCCTAACCCTTATGAAGCATTAAAGGATTTAACAAGAACAAATAAAGTTATTAACGCAGAAGTAATTTCTGAGTTTGTTGACGGACTTGATGTAAGTGATGATATTAAACAAGAGCTAAAACAAATTACGCCGGAAAATTACACGGGAATTTAA